Proteins from a genomic interval of Ferrovibrio terrae:
- a CDS encoding sugar ABC transporter substrate-binding protein, translated as MKGITALLAAAAILSASSLASTSATAQGIDDPARASHYAAFKGKRVVFVPIAMGFDLTEGWAAGIRNALEPLGVKFDIRDPNWNTDAGAQAITSLIAEKPDAIVVHNPDVQSYARLLKRAEEAGIYVVQVNMRSSYSTDGFAGADYVGMGERIANRLIEKCSPANGGNGKIAIMQGVLTAAASAYQMKGLDNVLSKNPQMKVVANQAADWDATKARSIMATVLQQHPDLCGGVGFWDVMDVGTGAAIRESGKKVHWITQGGGNQAACDNLSKDVYSEVVSYDVPAQARDIANIIQSLFQNKPKPGATKTTLFSPLTFITKESMKPGACWTLETKK; from the coding sequence ATGAAGGGTATTACAGCGCTGCTGGCGGCAGCCGCCATCCTGTCGGCCAGTTCCCTGGCCAGCACCTCGGCCACTGCGCAGGGGATCGACGATCCCGCGCGGGCGTCGCATTACGCAGCCTTCAAGGGGAAGCGGGTCGTATTCGTGCCGATTGCGATGGGCTTCGATCTCACAGAAGGCTGGGCGGCGGGCATCCGCAACGCGCTCGAGCCGCTCGGCGTGAAGTTCGATATCCGCGATCCCAACTGGAACACCGATGCCGGTGCGCAGGCGATTACCTCGCTGATCGCGGAAAAGCCGGATGCCATCGTGGTGCACAATCCGGATGTGCAGTCCTATGCCCGCCTGCTCAAGCGCGCGGAAGAGGCCGGCATCTATGTTGTCCAGGTCAATATGCGCTCCAGCTACTCGACCGACGGTTTCGCCGGGGCCGACTATGTCGGCATGGGCGAGCGCATCGCCAATCGCCTGATCGAGAAATGCAGTCCGGCCAATGGCGGCAACGGCAAGATCGCCATCATGCAGGGCGTGTTGACCGCGGCGGCCAGCGCCTATCAGATGAAGGGCTTGGACAATGTACTGTCCAAGAACCCGCAGATGAAGGTCGTTGCCAACCAGGCGGCCGACTGGGACGCGACCAAGGCTCGGAGCATCATGGCCACCGTGCTGCAGCAGCATCCCGATCTCTGTGGCGGTGTCGGATTCTGGGATGTGATGGATGTCGGTACCGGGGCCGCGATCCGCGAATCCGGCAAGAAGGTGCACTGGATCACCCAGGGCGGTGGCAACCAGGCCGCCTGTGACAACCTGAGCAAGGATGTCTACAGCGAAGTGGTGAGCTACGACGTGCCGGCCCAGGCGCGCGACATCGCCAACATCATTCAGTCGCTGTTCCAGAACAAGCCCAAGCCGGGTGCGACGAAGACGACACTGTTCTCACCGCTCACCTTCATCACCAAGGAGAGCATGAAACCTGGTGCCTGCTGGACGCTCGAGACCAAGAAGTAG
- a CDS encoding ABC transporter permease, translating into MPIADTIAYWRYRLVPDHIVGEILAKRWIDNAIPFTILVTVLAGFGYAMPDFLSLGSMTALTRQLGEFGIVVIAMTIVMLAGGIDLSVGSVLALANITALAMLNLFQLPVGLAFTITLAVGATVGLVNGLLIGYLRLRAFLTTLVTLIIVRSIVDMLLLKYAVQISAGFVDSAVWDFIGDGKIAQVPFSFVLFLVIAIVVHLVFSRTRPGWHLMAVGGSRRSAHNVGIHVRRTVCLTYVISGTLAALAGFLFAARLGGAGSDVGIGLEITVLTAAVLGGNSLGGGRGSAAKAVLGAITVMIIINGLVRVGAGSGANSLILGLILLAAVAIDVRWLKNRHKVLAKVYVSPAFRSLPAPPGTERGSSSPYALNDRLRDVSLIGLNQVDGPEDVILDENDHIYTGTRTGDIVRFFAPDYTRQEVFAHVGGRPLGMAFARDGALICCIGGMGLYRIGMDRQIAKLTDETNRTPFSIIDDARLRLADDLDIAPDGRIFFSEATTRYEMHEWPVDGLESRGNGRIICYDPRTNTTRTVLRNLTFPNGICMTHDGESFLFAETWSCSVSRYYFGGPRAGTVETVIPDLPGHPDNINRSSDGTYWLALVGVRTPSMDLALKMPGFRRRMARRVAPDEWLFPNINTGCIVRFDESGRILDVLWDLGGKNHPMITSMREHRGHLYIGGISNNRIGRLSLAGADPNWTGPQSYWGSK; encoded by the coding sequence ATGCCCATCGCAGATACCATTGCCTATTGGCGCTACAGACTGGTGCCAGATCATATCGTTGGCGAAATTCTCGCCAAAAGGTGGATCGACAACGCCATCCCCTTTACCATCCTGGTCACAGTGCTGGCCGGCTTTGGATATGCCATGCCGGATTTCCTCAGCCTCGGCAGCATGACGGCGCTGACCCGGCAGCTCGGCGAATTCGGCATTGTGGTCATCGCCATGACCATCGTCATGCTGGCTGGCGGGATAGATCTCAGCGTCGGCTCAGTGCTGGCGCTGGCGAATATCACTGCGCTGGCGATGCTGAACCTCTTCCAGTTGCCGGTTGGGCTGGCCTTCACGATCACACTGGCGGTCGGCGCCACGGTCGGCCTGGTGAATGGCCTGCTGATTGGTTATCTGCGTCTGCGCGCTTTCCTCACCACGCTGGTCACACTGATCATCGTGCGTTCCATCGTCGATATGCTGCTGCTGAAATATGCCGTGCAGATTTCGGCTGGTTTCGTTGATTCTGCCGTCTGGGATTTCATCGGGGACGGCAAGATCGCGCAGGTGCCGTTCAGTTTCGTGCTGTTTCTGGTCATTGCCATCGTCGTGCATCTGGTGTTCAGCCGCACCCGGCCGGGCTGGCATCTGATGGCGGTGGGCGGTTCGCGCCGCTCGGCTCATAATGTGGGCATACACGTGCGCCGCACCGTCTGCCTCACTTATGTCATCTCGGGCACACTCGCCGCACTGGCGGGTTTCCTGTTCGCCGCGCGCCTCGGCGGCGCTGGATCGGATGTCGGCATCGGTCTCGAGATCACGGTACTGACGGCAGCCGTGCTCGGCGGCAACAGTCTCGGCGGGGGGCGCGGCTCGGCGGCCAAGGCCGTGCTCGGTGCGATCACCGTCATGATTATCATCAACGGACTGGTGCGCGTGGGCGCCGGCAGCGGTGCGAATTCCCTGATCCTCGGCCTCATCCTGCTGGCTGCGGTGGCGATCGACGTTCGCTGGCTGAAGAACCGGCACAAGGTGCTGGCCAAGGTCTATGTCTCGCCAGCCTTTCGCAGCCTGCCGGCGCCGCCCGGCACTGAGCGGGGCTCGTCTTCGCCCTATGCGCTGAACGACCGCCTGCGTGATGTGTCGTTGATTGGCCTGAACCAGGTCGATGGGCCCGAGGACGTGATCCTGGATGAGAACGATCACATCTACACTGGTACCCGTACCGGCGACATCGTACGGTTCTTTGCGCCCGACTACACGCGGCAGGAAGTCTTCGCCCATGTCGGCGGCCGCCCGCTCGGCATGGCCTTTGCCCGGGACGGTGCGCTGATTTGCTGCATCGGTGGCATGGGTCTGTATCGCATTGGCATGGACCGGCAGATCGCCAAGCTGACCGACGAAACCAACCGCACGCCCTTCTCGATCATCGACGATGCGCGTCTGCGGCTGGCGGACGATCTGGACATCGCGCCGGATGGCCGCATCTTCTTCAGCGAAGCGACCACCCGCTACGAGATGCATGAATGGCCGGTCGATGGTCTCGAATCGCGCGGCAATGGCCGCATCATCTGCTATGACCCGCGGACGAACACGACGCGGACGGTGCTGCGGAACCTGACCTTCCCCAATGGCATCTGCATGACCCACGACGGCGAATCCTTCCTCTTCGCCGAGACCTGGAGCTGCAGCGTCAGCCGGTATTATTTCGGCGGTCCCAGAGCGGGAACCGTCGAGACGGTGATTCCGGACCTGCCTGGTCATCCCGACAACATCAACCGGTCCTCGGATGGCACCTACTGGCTGGCGCTGGTCGGCGTCCGGACGCCGAGCATGGACCTCGCACTGAAAATGCCCGGCTTCCGACGCCGGATGGCGCGTCGCGTGGCGCCCGATGAATGGCTGTTCCCCAATATCAATACCGGCTGCATTGTCCGGTTCGATGAAAGCGGTCGCATCCTCGATGTGCTCTGGGATCTCGGCGGCAAGAACCACCCGATGATCACCTCGATGCGCGAGCACCGGGGGCATCTCTATATCGGCGGCATCTCCAACAACCGGATCGGCAGGCTGTCGCTGGCCGGTGCCGATCCGAACTGGACCGGGCCGCAGTCCTACTGGGGCAGCAAATGA
- a CDS encoding strictosidine synthase → MPALDGALRPNRRLDDAAERIPVHAPGGIASGRDGLVVSSGSELHLLGGGSGKILHHAATEISCLVAVAGGIAFGCDDGSLAIIGGEFDGVAFLPQEGARCPTAMAGEGDILYVSHGSAQNPPSAWQRDLMERNASGSIWRLDLRSRKQQRIAAGLAYPAGLVVSGDGLIVAESWKHRIVLLDKTTGMLRRQIQGDLPGYPGHIGRGPHVGYVMTMFAPRNQLVEFILREDQYRCRMMAEVDPRYWVAPTYRSGRSYYEPLQGGGVKQLGILKPWAPTLSFGMVALLDQDCLPVDSFQSRADGATHGITGAVVHDGALYVASRGDDVVVRLDLGS, encoded by the coding sequence GTGCCGGCCCTGGATGGCGCGCTGCGGCCGAACCGGCGGCTTGATGATGCAGCGGAACGCATTCCGGTTCACGCGCCGGGCGGCATCGCGTCCGGTCGTGATGGCCTGGTGGTCAGTTCCGGCAGCGAACTGCATCTTCTGGGTGGTGGTTCCGGTAAAATCCTGCACCACGCCGCGACAGAGATCAGTTGCTTGGTGGCAGTCGCCGGTGGAATCGCTTTTGGTTGCGATGATGGCAGTCTTGCAATCATCGGCGGCGAATTCGATGGGGTCGCTTTCCTGCCGCAGGAGGGTGCGCGCTGCCCCACGGCGATGGCCGGGGAGGGTGACATCCTCTATGTCAGTCATGGTTCGGCGCAGAACCCGCCGTCTGCCTGGCAGCGCGATCTGATGGAACGGAATGCTTCCGGATCGATCTGGCGGCTCGACCTGCGCAGTCGCAAACAGCAGCGCATCGCCGCCGGACTCGCGTATCCCGCCGGATTGGTGGTATCAGGCGATGGATTGATTGTCGCGGAGAGCTGGAAACACCGGATCGTCCTGCTCGACAAAACAACCGGCATGCTGCGGCGGCAGATTCAGGGTGACCTGCCCGGTTATCCCGGCCATATCGGCCGCGGGCCGCATGTGGGTTATGTCATGACCATGTTCGCGCCACGCAACCAGCTGGTGGAGTTCATCCTGCGCGAGGACCAATACCGATGCCGGATGATGGCGGAGGTCGATCCGCGCTACTGGGTCGCGCCCACATATCGCAGCGGCCGATCCTACTACGAGCCGCTACAGGGCGGCGGCGTCAAGCAGCTCGGCATCCTGAAGCCCTGGGCACCGACATTGTCCTTCGGCATGGTTGCCCTGCTGGATCAGGACTGCCTGCCTGTCGACAGCTTCCAGAGCCGCGCCGATGGCGCGACGCATGGCATTACTGGCGCAGTCGTTCATGACGGAGCGCTGTATGTGGCATCAAGAGGCGACGATGTCGTTGTCCGGCTCGATCTCGGTTCGTAA
- a CDS encoding sugar ABC transporter ATP-binding protein, with protein MTAILELRHGTKEYRGVPAIRDVSFTLEQGEVHALLGENGAGKSTLTKMLAGVVTPTAGEIVLDGQRADLRGPSDALRQGIAMVYQETSLVPSLTVAQNLYLGDAKWFNRLRGIYIAAQQFLQSLNFPVDPTALVSSLGAGQKQMVEIARAVHHKARIIIFDEPTGTLTPEEKHHFFALVKRLQVRGVSIIFISHALEEALQISDRITILRDGEHVITDRTGSFDRDRIVRAMVGRTLSDELYGGADGRRARPAGRKVLSVQNLSMGTMVRNTTFSVFASQITGIFGLIGSGRTETAKVIAGILKRDFFHGGQIRLEDRPVRYRVPRPAIRDGIIYVTEDRKLEGFFETMSVAENIYVAAMAGGQSRSRLVSMSEMQALAETWTKALNIKVINADARVIELSGGNQQKVVVSKALVQKPKLIIFDEPTRGVDVGAIAEIHQLINRLADEGMAVVVISSYLPEILHLSDRILVSRQGRIVEEFTGGQADEETIMYAAVH; from the coding sequence ATGACGGCGATTCTAGAACTCAGGCACGGCACCAAGGAATATCGCGGCGTTCCCGCCATCAGGGACGTCTCCTTCACGCTGGAGCAGGGCGAGGTGCATGCCCTGCTGGGCGAGAACGGCGCCGGCAAGTCGACGCTGACGAAGATGCTGGCCGGCGTCGTCACGCCGACGGCGGGCGAGATTGTGCTGGACGGGCAGCGGGCGGACCTGCGCGGCCCGTCGGATGCGCTGCGCCAGGGCATCGCCATGGTCTATCAGGAGACCAGCCTGGTCCCGTCGCTGACCGTGGCGCAGAACCTGTATCTGGGCGACGCCAAATGGTTCAATCGTCTGCGGGGCATCTATATCGCGGCGCAGCAATTTCTGCAGTCGCTGAATTTCCCGGTCGATCCCACGGCCCTCGTCTCCAGCCTGGGTGCGGGTCAGAAGCAGATGGTGGAGATTGCCCGCGCCGTGCACCACAAGGCGCGGATCATCATTTTCGACGAGCCGACCGGGACGCTGACGCCTGAGGAGAAGCACCACTTCTTCGCCCTGGTGAAACGGCTGCAGGTGCGGGGCGTCTCGATCATCTTCATTTCCCATGCGCTGGAAGAGGCGCTGCAGATCTCAGACCGCATCACCATCCTGCGCGATGGCGAGCATGTCATCACCGATCGGACGGGCAGTTTCGACCGCGACCGCATCGTGCGCGCCATGGTCGGCCGGACACTGTCGGACGAACTCTATGGCGGGGCCGATGGACGCCGTGCGCGGCCGGCAGGCCGCAAGGTGTTGAGCGTACAGAACCTGTCGATGGGCACGATGGTGCGCAACACCACCTTCTCGGTCTTTGCAAGCCAGATCACCGGTATTTTCGGCCTGATCGGCTCGGGCCGCACGGAAACCGCCAAGGTGATCGCCGGCATCCTGAAGCGGGATTTCTTCCATGGCGGACAGATTCGGCTGGAGGACCGGCCGGTGCGCTACCGGGTGCCGCGGCCCGCCATCCGCGATGGCATTATTTATGTTACCGAAGACCGCAAGCTCGAAGGTTTCTTCGAGACGATGTCGGTGGCGGAGAATATCTACGTCGCCGCCATGGCCGGAGGACAGAGCCGCTCGAGGCTGGTCAGCATGTCGGAGATGCAGGCGCTGGCCGAAACATGGACGAAGGCGCTGAACATCAAGGTGATCAATGCGGACGCCCGCGTGATTGAACTGTCGGGCGGCAACCAGCAGAAGGTCGTGGTCAGCAAGGCGCTGGTGCAGAAGCCGAAGCTGATCATCTTCGACGAACCGACCCGGGGTGTGGATGTGGGCGCCATCGCTGAGATTCATCAGCTCATCAACCGTCTGGCCGATGAAGGCATGGCGGTGGTGGTAATTTCCTCCTACCTGCCGGAAATACTGCATCTGTCAGACCGCATCCTGGTGTCGCGCCAGGGCCGGATCGTCGAGGAATTCACCGGCGGGCAGGCCGATGAAGAAACCATCATGTATGCGGCGGTCCATTGA
- a CDS encoding AMP-binding protein — MRTTRAIRTITSIADVEALEAMPYDALVRAHTLLDLFRATAELHPSRPALTMIAAGGYVGQSATLTHADLCRAIIRAANFFHRLGKDTGGVVAFLTPVLPGMVEALYGAQTAGVASTINYLLNAPVIADLLAAEGATTLVIPAEELDADVWRKANEVIALTPTLRNIVVLGASASIAPGQLDFNAEQARCRSDGLDFDSTAGRNTVCALFHTGGTTGRPKLVQLTHGNQIHAAWSFAQVHGLDELDSVINGFPLFHVGGTITSGLSVLAAGGHMIVPSPYGLRDKGVIATYWKIVEDFRVTIVGGVPTSIAAITEVPLDGADISSVRMGLTGGAVCPKAVSDRFQSRTSIRLYETYGMTETAAAIAFNAGRAMPVQGSVGFRAPFARTRVTSLDPARENMPCAPQESGLVQVTGPQVFPGYVDPAHNRGIRSPDGWLITGDVGYLTEDQRLVLTGREKDLIVRSGHNINPSDIEDVANVFPGVQISAAVGMPDAYAGEVPVLFVVASLDAAIDMEALDRYLGKVIAEPPARPKRIFQIDALPTTAVGKIVKNDLRDRAIEEKVRSEIAAVFGRPVPATIQVGKDDKLNTVVRVEIAATYGAPVQALKAALEPLPQRYDIVIAQAGEPEAEPVLLSRSGHVATITLNRPSALNALSPEVVGALDRVLDALHADDTTRVVILTGAGRAFCAGGDLLGFGRELELDPPSLIDTLAYNQRVVEKLRALPMPVLAAVNGVAVAGGLEMILACDVVIAAETAKIGDGHARYAIVPAAGSTVQLLTRMHGAHARHMLFSAELFPARQCMDWGLVNEVVPAEQLHDRVQDIARQYSQQSPAVLRHMKSLARAVHDGVVQTGLRAELSAFQTHLTSRDLVEGLLAFRDKRQPRY; from the coding sequence ATGAGGACGACACGCGCGATCCGAACCATCACATCGATTGCGGATGTCGAGGCCCTCGAGGCGATGCCGTATGACGCGCTGGTCCGCGCGCACACGCTGCTCGACCTGTTCCGCGCCACGGCAGAACTGCATCCGTCGCGGCCGGCGCTGACCATGATCGCCGCCGGCGGCTATGTCGGACAATCCGCCACGCTGACGCATGCAGATCTGTGCCGGGCCATTATCCGCGCGGCCAATTTCTTCCATCGACTCGGCAAAGATACAGGTGGCGTCGTCGCATTCCTGACGCCGGTCCTGCCCGGCATGGTCGAAGCGCTTTATGGCGCGCAGACAGCCGGGGTGGCCAGCACGATCAACTATCTGCTGAATGCACCGGTGATTGCCGATCTGCTCGCGGCAGAAGGCGCGACCACCCTGGTCATTCCAGCGGAGGAACTGGATGCGGACGTGTGGCGCAAGGCGAACGAGGTCATCGCGCTGACGCCCACATTGCGCAACATTGTGGTGCTGGGGGCATCAGCCAGCATTGCGCCCGGTCAACTGGATTTCAACGCGGAACAGGCGCGCTGCCGTTCTGATGGTCTCGATTTCGACAGCACGGCCGGTCGCAATACGGTCTGCGCCCTGTTCCACACCGGCGGCACCACCGGCCGCCCGAAGCTGGTGCAACTGACGCACGGCAACCAGATTCATGCCGCCTGGAGCTTCGCCCAGGTGCATGGCCTGGATGAACTGGATTCCGTGATCAACGGCTTTCCGCTGTTCCATGTCGGCGGCACCATCACGTCGGGGCTGTCGGTTCTGGCAGCCGGGGGCCATATGATCGTGCCGTCGCCGTATGGGTTGCGCGACAAGGGCGTGATCGCGACCTACTGGAAGATCGTCGAAGATTTCAGGGTGACGATTGTCGGCGGCGTGCCGACCTCGATTGCCGCCATCACCGAAGTGCCGCTCGATGGCGCCGATATCTCTTCGGTCCGTATGGGGCTCACCGGCGGCGCCGTCTGCCCGAAGGCGGTCAGCGACCGGTTCCAGTCGCGCACCAGCATCCGGCTGTATGAAACCTACGGCATGACCGAAACTGCGGCAGCCATCGCCTTCAATGCCGGCCGTGCCATGCCGGTGCAGGGCAGCGTCGGCTTCCGCGCGCCCTTTGCCCGCACGCGCGTCACCAGTTTAGATCCCGCGCGGGAGAATATGCCCTGCGCGCCGCAGGAAAGTGGTCTGGTGCAGGTCACCGGTCCGCAGGTTTTCCCAGGTTACGTCGATCCCGCGCATAATCGGGGCATCCGCAGTCCGGATGGCTGGCTGATCACTGGCGATGTCGGCTATCTGACCGAGGATCAGCGCCTGGTGCTGACCGGGCGGGAAAAGGACCTCATCGTCCGCAGTGGGCATAATATCAATCCATCCGACATCGAAGATGTCGCCAATGTCTTTCCTGGTGTGCAGATCAGCGCGGCCGTCGGTATGCCTGATGCCTATGCCGGCGAAGTGCCGGTACTGTTCGTCGTGGCCTCGCTGGATGCGGCCATCGACATGGAGGCTCTCGACCGGTATCTCGGCAAAGTCATCGCCGAACCGCCGGCGCGGCCGAAGCGGATTTTCCAGATCGATGCTCTGCCGACCACCGCCGTTGGCAAGATCGTCAAGAACGATCTGCGCGACCGCGCCATTGAGGAAAAGGTGAGAAGCGAGATCGCAGCCGTCTTCGGCAGGCCGGTCCCCGCGACAATACAGGTCGGGAAAGACGACAAGCTGAACACGGTGGTCCGTGTTGAGATCGCGGCAACGTATGGGGCCCCAGTCCAGGCCCTGAAAGCTGCACTGGAACCATTGCCGCAGAGGTATGACATTGTGATTGCGCAGGCCGGTGAACCGGAGGCAGAGCCCGTATTGCTTAGCCGGTCAGGACATGTCGCCACCATCACGCTGAACCGGCCGTCAGCCCTGAATGCGTTGTCGCCTGAAGTGGTGGGCGCACTGGATCGCGTTCTGGACGCACTGCATGCCGATGATACGACGCGGGTCGTGATCCTCACTGGCGCCGGCAGGGCATTCTGCGCCGGGGGTGACCTGCTCGGCTTTGGCCGGGAACTGGAACTCGATCCGCCGTCGCTGATCGACACGCTGGCGTATAACCAGCGGGTAGTCGAAAAGCTGAGGGCACTGCCGATGCCGGTGCTGGCGGCTGTCAACGGCGTGGCTGTGGCCGGCGGACTCGAAATGATCCTTGCCTGCGATGTCGTCATCGCGGCCGAGACGGCCAAAATCGGCGATGGCCACGCCCGATATGCCATCGTGCCTGCCGCCGGGTCGACAGTGCAGCTGTTGACCCGGATGCATGGAGCGCATGCCAGGCACATGCTGTTCAGTGCCGAGCTGTTTCCGGCCCGGCAATGCATGGACTGGGGGCTGGTCAATGAGGTGGTTCCGGCAGAGCAGCTGCACGATCGGGTGCAGGATATCGCCCGGCAGTACAGCCAGCAGAGTCCTGCAGTGCTAAGACATATGAAATCGCTGGCGCGCGCCGTCCATGACGGGGTCGTGCAGACCGGCCTGCGTGCCGAACTGAGCGCTTTTCAGACTCATCTGACGAGCCGTGATCTCGTGGAGGGACTGCTTGCTTTCCGCGACAAGCGGCAGCCCCGTTATTGA
- a CDS encoding amino acid ABC transporter permease has product MDALLRNFFNLEVFQQVLPFLLQGLLTTIGLSALVIPLGLAGGLFVALVATQTESRLVRILIAIYVDVFRALPPLVLLIFIYFGFPFLGIDMPKLFAVALGFLLNNASYYGEIFRAGLLAVPQGQMEAARSTGLSRLQALTYVVVPQATRNVLPDLIGNSIEVVKLTTLASVVALPELLRVARDAQSLLYNPSPIVLAALIYLALLWPLVRLLSRLEHKNMVVRH; this is encoded by the coding sequence ATGGACGCCCTGCTGCGCAATTTCTTCAATCTCGAGGTATTCCAGCAGGTGCTGCCCTTCCTGCTGCAGGGCCTGCTCACCACCATCGGACTTTCCGCATTGGTGATTCCGCTCGGCCTGGCCGGCGGATTGTTCGTGGCACTGGTCGCGACACAAACCGAAAGCCGACTGGTCCGCATCCTGATCGCGATCTATGTCGACGTCTTCCGCGCGCTGCCGCCGCTGGTGCTGCTGATCTTCATCTATTTCGGTTTCCCCTTCCTGGGCATCGACATGCCCAAGCTGTTCGCCGTGGCGCTCGGCTTCCTGCTCAACAACGCCAGCTATTACGGCGAGATTTTCCGCGCCGGCCTGCTGGCTGTGCCGCAGGGCCAGATGGAAGCCGCACGCTCCACCGGCCTCAGCCGGCTGCAGGCGCTGACTTACGTGGTGGTGCCGCAGGCGACCCGCAATGTGCTGCCCGACCTGATCGGCAACAGCATCGAGGTGGTGAAGCTCACTACGCTGGCCAGCGTCGTCGCGCTGCCCGAACTTCTGCGCGTGGCACGCGATGCCCAGTCGCTGCTGTACAATCCCTCGCCGATCGTTCTGGCGGCCCTGATCTACCTGGCTCTGCTGTGGCCGCTAGTGCGCCTTCTGAGCCGGCTGGAACACAAGAACATGGTTGTCAGGCACTGA
- a CDS encoding amino acid ABC transporter permease has product MDGLDRFLHTFFNAEVAARYWPDIIAGMGVTAGVGILVTVTGLVLGLALAILRALQQPWLSLPIVAFVDIMRALPPLVVIIIFFFAFPLIGLSMSALTATWLSLSLVLAAYAEECIWGGMLSLPRGQWEAARSTGLTWWQTMTSVILPQAFRIAVPPLTNRVIAISKNVALGSVVALSEVLNNAHSATSNAGNPTPLTMAAAAYLVIFIPVILAARRLETRWQWKV; this is encoded by the coding sequence ATGGACGGGCTCGACCGCTTCCTGCATACCTTCTTCAATGCCGAGGTCGCGGCGCGCTACTGGCCCGATATCATTGCTGGCATGGGCGTCACCGCCGGGGTCGGCATACTCGTCACCGTGACCGGACTTGTGCTGGGCCTTGCGCTGGCCATCCTGCGCGCCCTGCAGCAGCCCTGGCTGTCGCTGCCGATCGTCGCCTTCGTCGATATCATGCGCGCCCTGCCGCCGCTGGTCGTCATCATCATCTTTTTCTTTGCCTTCCCGCTGATTGGCCTGTCGATGTCGGCACTGACCGCCACCTGGCTGTCACTCTCGCTGGTGCTGGCGGCCTATGCTGAAGAATGCATCTGGGGCGGCATGTTGAGCCTGCCGCGCGGCCAGTGGGAAGCGGCACGCTCCACCGGCCTGACCTGGTGGCAGACTATGACCTCGGTGATCCTGCCGCAGGCTTTTCGTATTGCCGTGCCGCCGCTGACCAACCGCGTGATCGCCATCAGCAAGAATGTCGCGCTCGGCTCGGTGGTGGCGCTCAGCGAGGTGCTGAACAATGCTCACTCCGCCACCAGCAATGCCGGCAATCCCACGCCGCTGACCATGGCGGCGGCGGCCTATCTGGTGATCTTCATTCCGGTCATCCTGGCGGCGCGCCGCCTGGAAACCCGCTGGCAGTGGAAAGTCTGA
- a CDS encoding amino acid ABC transporter ATP-binding protein: MSALPILELVGLHKAYGSLEVLRGIDLRVFPGEMVCVIGPSGSGKSSMLRCCNRLESFQSGQIMVGDADISRPDVDINAVRQHIGMVFQQFNLYPHLTALGNVTLALRKVQGKSRAEADRLGMAALERVGLADKAQAHPAQLSGGQQQRVGIARAIVLQPKIILFDEPTSALDPETVGEVLKVMRQLRENGMTMLVVTHEMGFARAAADRVIFMDGGVIVEEGTPADVFGAPKHDRTRAFLARYTGGHE; encoded by the coding sequence ATGAGTGCGTTACCGATCCTGGAGCTCGTAGGCCTGCACAAGGCCTACGGCTCCCTTGAGGTCTTGCGCGGGATTGACCTGAGGGTCTTTCCCGGCGAGATGGTCTGCGTCATCGGCCCGTCCGGTTCGGGCAAAAGCAGCATGCTGCGCTGCTGCAACCGGCTGGAGAGTTTCCAGTCCGGCCAGATCATGGTGGGCGACGCCGATATCAGCCGACCGGACGTGGATATCAACGCCGTCCGCCAGCATATCGGCATGGTATTCCAGCAGTTCAATCTCTACCCGCATCTCACCGCGCTGGGCAACGTGACCCTAGCGCTGCGCAAGGTACAGGGCAAATCCCGCGCCGAAGCGGACCGGCTCGGCATGGCGGCGCTGGAGCGCGTCGGTCTGGCCGACAAGGCGCAGGCCCATCCGGCTCAGCTGTCCGGCGGGCAACAGCAGCGCGTGGGTATCGCCCGCGCCATCGTGCTGCAGCCCAAGATCATCCTGTTCGATGAACCGACCAGCGCCCTCGATCCCGAAACCGTGGGCGAGGTGCTGAAAGTGATGCGCCAGTTGCGCGAGAACGGCATGACCATGCTGGTCGTCACCCATGAAATGGGCTTTGCCCGCGCCGCGGCCGACCGCGTGATCTTCATGGATGGCGGCGTGATCGTCGAGGAAGGCACGCCCGCCGACGTGTTCGGCGCGCCAAAGCATGACCGTACACGCGCTTTCCTGGCGCGCTATACTGGCGGCCACGAATAA